In a single window of the Streptomyces sp. 846.5 genome:
- a CDS encoding ABC transporter substrate-binding protein gives MSRSQTGSHPAFLPLLAVAALALSACSGGTSSTGSTGSSAGGRTLVVDTSFNLKTADPGREFETTGMVVDKALYETLLTFSGGDVTKPLPGLASSYEESKDSRTLTLHLRQGATFSDGTTVTADDVVFSLSRVIALKGNPSFLLDGVTVTKTDASTVTLVSKQPNPALPYILPNPALGILNSKTVQAHGGSATAGDQAETYLNTQSAGSGPYTLTAFNANTQVVLTKNPKYTGSEKATYGKIVIRNVLAPTQKLNVQRGDSQLALDLNSDQASGLGGGLQVLSGASSDVIFLLLNLNTAVSSATANADFRTAVRKGIDYKGLLQLAGAGSVQPAGVIPSTFVGALPAGQAAVRDLAGAKAALAASGIKNPSVTLGYASDLSVDGLSLQTLAERVQSQLKEVGINVTLAPAPTTTELDNYRNGKEQLGLWYWGPDYPDPSDYLVFLPGNLVGLRAGWKAGADPQLTSAAALAPTTTDVTTRQKLYEQIQTRMNQVGPFIPLMQPSRDMVGAASVTGIAYNPVWTIDVAALGAK, from the coding sequence ATGTCCAGATCGCAAACCGGGTCGCACCCGGCGTTTCTCCCGCTCCTGGCTGTCGCGGCGCTCGCCCTGAGCGCGTGCTCCGGCGGTACGAGCAGCACTGGTTCGACCGGTTCCTCGGCCGGTGGCAGGACCCTGGTGGTCGACACCTCCTTCAACCTGAAGACAGCCGACCCGGGCCGCGAGTTCGAGACCACCGGCATGGTCGTGGACAAGGCGCTCTACGAGACGCTGCTGACCTTCAGCGGCGGCGACGTCACCAAGCCGCTCCCCGGACTGGCGTCCTCCTACGAGGAGTCCAAGGACAGCCGGACGCTGACGCTGCACCTGCGCCAGGGCGCGACCTTCTCCGACGGGACCACGGTCACCGCCGACGACGTGGTGTTCTCGCTGAGCCGGGTGATCGCGCTCAAGGGCAACCCCTCGTTCCTGCTCGACGGCGTCACCGTGACCAAGACCGACGCCTCCACCGTCACCCTGGTCTCCAAGCAGCCCAACCCGGCACTGCCCTACATCCTGCCCAACCCCGCGCTCGGCATCCTCAACTCGAAGACGGTGCAGGCCCACGGCGGCTCCGCGACCGCGGGCGACCAGGCGGAGACCTACCTCAACACCCAGTCGGCCGGCTCCGGTCCGTACACGCTGACCGCGTTCAACGCCAACACCCAGGTCGTCCTGACGAAGAACCCCAAGTACACCGGGTCGGAGAAGGCCACGTACGGCAAGATCGTGATCCGCAATGTGCTGGCCCCCACCCAGAAGCTCAACGTCCAGCGCGGCGACAGCCAGCTCGCCCTGGACCTGAACTCCGACCAGGCGTCCGGGCTCGGCGGCGGGCTCCAGGTGCTCAGCGGCGCCTCCTCGGATGTGATCTTCCTGCTGCTGAACCTGAACACCGCGGTCAGCAGCGCCACCGCCAACGCCGACTTCCGCACGGCCGTGCGCAAGGGCATCGACTACAAGGGCCTGCTGCAGCTCGCCGGCGCGGGATCGGTCCAGCCCGCCGGGGTCATCCCGTCCACCTTCGTCGGTGCCCTGCCCGCCGGACAGGCGGCCGTGCGGGACCTGGCCGGGGCGAAGGCGGCGCTCGCCGCCAGCGGCATCAAGAACCCCTCGGTGACCCTCGGCTACGCGAGCGACCTCAGCGTCGACGGGCTGTCCCTGCAGACCCTCGCCGAGCGGGTCCAGTCGCAGCTCAAGGAGGTCGGCATCAACGTCACCCTGGCGCCGGCCCCGACCACGACCGAACTGGACAACTACCGCAACGGCAAGGAGCAGCTCGGCCTCTGGTACTGGGGTCCCGACTACCCGGACCCCAGCGACTACCTGGTCTTCCTGCCCGGCAACCTGGTCGGCCTGCGGGCGGGCTGGAAGGCCGGCGCGGACCCGCAGCTGACCAGTGCCGCCGCACTGGCCCCCACCACTACGGATGTGACCACGCGCCAGAAGCTGTACGAGCAGATCCAGACCCGGATGAACCAGGTCGGCCCGTTCATCCCGCTGATGCAGCCCAGCCGGGACATGGTCGGCGCGGCCTCGGTCACCGGCATCGCTTACAACCCCGTGTGGACGATCGATGTCGCCGCGCTGGGTGCCAAGTAG
- a CDS encoding ABC transporter permease, with translation MPSSRAGGRQQPSAPVPTGTRTRTGIRGRHPLAWFLARRTATAVLLAFGVTLVTFVLTNLVPGDPAAANLGQRAIGDPTIVAQFRHHYGLDKPLPVQYLTYLGNLFHGDLGESQQSHQPVLTDLGGAVPATLELAGAAIVVSLVVGVAFGVVAALRRDRFTDQLLRVVSLLGVSVPTFWLALLAFYLFFYRFGIAPGSGRIAPDLTAPPDVTGLYTVDAALAGQWQVFWSAVGHLVLPALVLTAYTVGLLTRFTRSAVLEVLGQDYVRAARAKGLPGRTVLFQYVLRAASVPIVTVAGLAFGSLLSGTVLVESIFAWPGLGAYAYRSATTLDLPAVMGVGLVVGIVYLTVNLAVDVLYGVIDPRVRVQ, from the coding sequence GTGCCAAGTAGCAGGGCGGGCGGGCGGCAGCAGCCGTCCGCCCCCGTCCCCACCGGCACGCGCACCCGCACCGGCATCCGCGGGCGCCACCCGCTGGCCTGGTTCCTCGCCCGCCGGACGGCCACCGCCGTGCTGCTCGCCTTCGGCGTGACGCTGGTGACCTTCGTCCTCACCAATCTGGTCCCCGGCGACCCCGCGGCGGCCAACCTGGGCCAGCGCGCCATCGGCGATCCGACGATCGTGGCCCAGTTCCGGCACCACTACGGCCTGGACAAGCCGCTACCGGTCCAGTACCTGACCTATCTGGGCAACCTGTTCCACGGCGACCTCGGCGAGTCCCAGCAGAGCCACCAGCCGGTCCTGACCGACCTGGGCGGTGCGGTGCCGGCCACCCTGGAGCTCGCGGGCGCCGCTATCGTGGTGTCCCTGGTGGTCGGCGTGGCCTTCGGCGTCGTCGCCGCGCTGCGGCGGGACCGGTTCACCGACCAGCTGCTGCGGGTGGTCAGCCTGCTGGGGGTGTCCGTGCCCACCTTCTGGCTGGCCCTGCTCGCCTTCTACCTCTTCTTCTACCGGTTCGGCATCGCCCCCGGCAGCGGACGGATCGCACCGGACCTCACCGCTCCCCCGGACGTCACCGGCCTGTACACGGTCGACGCGGCGCTCGCCGGGCAGTGGCAGGTGTTCTGGAGCGCAGTCGGCCACCTGGTGCTTCCGGCGCTGGTGCTCACCGCCTACACGGTCGGCCTGCTCACCCGGTTCACCCGCTCCGCGGTGCTGGAGGTGCTGGGCCAGGACTACGTCCGGGCCGCCCGGGCCAAGGGCCTGCCCGGCCGCACGGTGCTCTTCCAGTACGTGCTGCGCGCGGCGTCGGTGCCGATCGTCACGGTCGCCGGGCTGGCCTTCGGCAGCCTGCTGTCGGGCACCGTCCTGGTGGAGTCGATCTTCGCCTGGCCAGGGCTGGGTGCCTATGCCTACCGCAGCGCGACCACGCTGGACCTGCCGGCCGTGATGGGCGTCGGTCTGGTCGTCGGGATCGTTTACCTGACCGTCAACCTCGCCGTGGACGTGCTCTACGGCGTGATCGACCCGAGGGTGAGGGTGCAGTGA
- a CDS encoding Lrp/AsnC family transcriptional regulator has protein sequence MGDISSHESSGDRRAGRIGIGLALDSVHLRILGVLRTHGRISVAALAERVGVSRASAYTRFEALRADGVISGFTARIDPARVGLDICALVFVTVRQDMWHQFRATLAQMPEVEYCAITTGQHDAMIQIRVPDVGAVHRLVTERLANVPAVRATETVIILDEVLRRPYVLPSDPRPPEPAHGAPAGSPAAGQFGMTRFIRAADGRADLQRDARPEDRPTARE, from the coding sequence ATGGGAGATATATCCAGCCACGAGTCATCCGGTGATCGACGGGCTGGACGGATCGGCATCGGACTCGCCCTGGACTCGGTGCATCTGAGGATCCTCGGCGTGCTGCGCACCCACGGCCGGATCTCGGTCGCGGCCCTGGCCGAGCGGGTCGGCGTCTCGCGCGCGAGTGCCTACACGCGCTTCGAAGCGCTGCGGGCGGACGGAGTGATCAGTGGCTTCACCGCGCGGATCGACCCGGCCCGGGTCGGCCTCGACATCTGCGCCCTGGTCTTCGTGACGGTCCGTCAGGACATGTGGCACCAGTTCCGGGCGACCCTCGCCCAGATGCCGGAGGTGGAGTACTGCGCGATCACCACCGGTCAGCACGACGCCATGATCCAGATCCGGGTGCCGGACGTCGGCGCAGTGCACCGCCTGGTCACCGAACGGCTCGCCAACGTCCCCGCGGTGCGGGCGACCGAGACCGTGATCATCCTCGACGAGGTGCTGCGCCGCCCCTACGTCCTGCCCTCGGACCCCCGCCCCCCGGAGCCGGCCCACGGCGCCCCCGCGGGGTCGCCCGCGGCGGGCCAGTTCGGCATGACCCGCTTCATCCGCGCCGCGGACGGCCGGGCCGACCTGCAACGCGACGCCAGACCCGAGGACCGGCCCACCGCGCGCGAGTGA